A genomic segment from Spongiibacter sp. IMCC21906 encodes:
- the rpoC gene encoding DNA-directed RNA polymerase subunit beta' codes for MKDLLNLLKQGQQNDEFDSIRIGLASPELIRSWSFGEVKKPETINYRTFKPERDGLFCAKIFGPVKDYECLCGKYKRLKHRGVICEKCGVEVALAKVRRERMGHIELASPVAHIWFLKSLPSRIGLLLDMTLRDIERILYFESYVVTDPGMTTLEKGQLLSDEQYFESMEEFGDEFVAKMGAEAIMHLLMELDLTEEINRLREEVPATNSETKIKKLSKRLKLIEALADSGNKPEWMIMKVLPVLPPDLRPLVPLDGGRFATSDLNDLYRRVINRNNRLKRLLDLNAPDIIVRNEKRMLQESVDALLDNGRRGRAITGSNKRPLKSLADMIKGKQGRFRQNLLGKRVDYSGRSVIVVGPTLRLHQCGLPKKMALELFKPFIFGKLEARGLATTIKAAKKMVEREPPEVWDILAEVIREHPVLLNRAPTLHRLGIQAFEPVLIEGKAIQLHPLVCAAYNADFDGDQMAVHVPLTLEAQLESRALMMSTNNILSPANGEPIIVPSQDVVLGLYWMSRARVNARGETMRFSNPEEVHRAYVSGEAHLQARIKCRLLEVNYDEEGVRHEKRHVVDTTIGRVLLWRIVPEGLPFDMVNQTMTKKAISRLLNECYRKVGLKATVILGDQLMYTGFEYSTRSGSSIGVNDFEIPEAKARIVDAAHAEVVEIEKQYASGLVTQGEKYNKVIDIWSRANDMVSKSMMEGLSKETVINRDGEEEEQDSFNSVYIYADSGARGSPAQIRQLAGMRGLMAKPDGSIIETPITANFREGLNVLQYFISTHGARKGLADTALKTANSGYLTRRLVDVAQDVVITEDDCGTDQGLLMTPVIEGGDIIETLGDRVLGRIVAKDVLIPGSDDVAVAAGVMLDEKGIIELEEMGIDEIEVRSPITCDTRHGVCSMCYGRDLARGHLVNRGESVGVIAAQSIGEPGTQLTMRTFHIGGAASRATAVDSIQIKQDGKVRLHNLKYVERIDGLLVAVSRSGELAVTDSSGRERERYKLPYGALIKVADRSEAKAGDIVATWDPHTHPIVTEVAGIVKMSGMEEGITVKRQTDELTGLSSISVMEQSERPAAGKDMRPAVTLVDKNGDELCLAGTNVPAHYFLTDHAIISLENGAEVKVGDIIARIPQESSKTRDITGGLPRVADLFEARKPKEPAILAEISGTVSFGKETKGKRRLVITPADGKPLADGSDHYEVLIPKWRQLTVFEGEQVEKGEIVSEGPLSPHDILRLKGVEELAKYIVNEIQDVYRLQGVKINDKHIEVICRQMLRKVNILAAGDSSFIKGEQAEYVRVEEENEILAAGDKIIASFERELLGITKASLATESFISAASFQETTRVLTEAAVTGKRDHLRGLKENVVVGRLIPAGTGLAYHRNRKLKREAGAATSSVSAQDVEAALTEALSENN; via the coding sequence TTGAAAGATTTATTGAATCTACTGAAACAGGGACAGCAGAACGACGAATTTGACTCTATTCGTATTGGTCTGGCGTCACCGGAGCTGATTCGCTCCTGGTCCTTCGGCGAAGTTAAAAAGCCGGAAACTATTAACTATCGTACCTTCAAGCCTGAGCGTGACGGCCTGTTCTGTGCCAAAATATTTGGTCCGGTAAAAGACTATGAGTGCCTGTGTGGCAAATATAAGCGCCTGAAGCACCGCGGCGTCATTTGTGAGAAGTGTGGTGTTGAGGTTGCGCTGGCGAAAGTGCGTCGGGAACGTATGGGCCACATTGAGTTGGCCAGCCCAGTCGCTCACATTTGGTTTTTGAAGTCACTGCCTAGCCGTATCGGTTTGTTGCTTGATATGACCCTGCGGGACATTGAGCGCATTCTGTATTTTGAATCTTATGTCGTGACTGATCCGGGCATGACGACCTTGGAAAAAGGTCAGCTGCTGAGTGATGAGCAGTACTTTGAATCTATGGAAGAATTTGGTGACGAGTTTGTTGCCAAGATGGGTGCTGAAGCGATTATGCACCTGCTGATGGAGCTGGATCTGACCGAAGAGATTAATCGTCTTCGTGAAGAAGTGCCTGCTACCAACAGCGAAACGAAAATCAAGAAGTTGTCCAAGCGTTTGAAGTTGATTGAGGCGCTGGCTGACTCTGGTAACAAACCAGAGTGGATGATCATGAAGGTACTGCCAGTACTGCCGCCGGATCTGCGTCCGCTGGTGCCGCTGGATGGTGGTCGTTTTGCGACGTCTGACCTGAACGACTTGTATCGCCGGGTAATTAACCGGAATAACCGTCTCAAGCGTCTGCTGGATCTTAACGCACCAGACATCATTGTGCGCAACGAAAAGCGGATGCTTCAAGAGTCGGTAGATGCATTGTTGGATAATGGTCGCCGCGGTCGTGCTATTACGGGTTCTAACAAACGTCCATTGAAATCACTTGCTGATATGATCAAAGGTAAGCAGGGTCGTTTCCGTCAGAACTTGTTGGGTAAGCGGGTAGATTACTCTGGCCGCTCGGTCATTGTGGTTGGCCCTACTTTGCGCCTGCATCAGTGTGGTCTTCCTAAGAAGATGGCGCTGGAACTGTTTAAGCCCTTTATCTTTGGTAAGTTGGAAGCCCGGGGTTTGGCGACCACGATTAAAGCTGCCAAGAAAATGGTTGAGCGTGAGCCGCCAGAAGTATGGGATATTCTTGCCGAGGTTATCCGCGAGCACCCCGTACTGCTAAACCGCGCACCGACGCTTCACCGTTTGGGTATTCAAGCCTTTGAGCCTGTATTGATCGAAGGTAAGGCGATTCAATTGCACCCGCTGGTTTGTGCAGCTTACAACGCCGACTTTGACGGTGACCAGATGGCGGTACACGTACCGTTGACACTGGAAGCTCAGCTTGAATCCCGTGCGTTGATGATGTCGACTAACAACATTCTGTCGCCTGCTAACGGTGAGCCCATCATTGTTCCGTCTCAGGACGTGGTGTTGGGTTTGTACTGGATGTCACGAGCTCGGGTAAATGCCCGTGGCGAAACCATGCGTTTCTCCAATCCTGAAGAAGTGCATCGCGCCTATGTTTCTGGCGAAGCACACCTGCAAGCGCGTATCAAATGTCGCTTGTTAGAGGTTAATTACGACGAGGAAGGTGTTCGTCACGAGAAACGCCACGTGGTTGATACCACCATTGGTCGTGTTCTGTTGTGGCGCATTGTTCCCGAAGGTCTGCCCTTTGACATGGTTAACCAGACCATGACAAAGAAGGCGATCTCAAGACTGCTGAACGAGTGTTATCGTAAAGTTGGTTTGAAAGCGACGGTTATTCTGGGTGACCAGTTGATGTACACCGGGTTTGAGTATTCCACTCGCTCTGGCTCATCCATTGGTGTTAATGACTTTGAAATTCCAGAAGCCAAGGCTCGGATCGTTGATGCGGCCCATGCTGAAGTTGTCGAAATCGAGAAGCAGTATGCCTCCGGTTTGGTAACACAGGGTGAGAAGTACAACAAAGTTATCGATATCTGGTCTCGTGCCAACGACATGGTTTCCAAGTCGATGATGGAAGGCTTGTCAAAAGAGACGGTGATTAACCGCGACGGTGAAGAGGAAGAGCAGGACTCTTTCAACTCCGTGTATATCTACGCGGATTCAGGTGCTCGTGGTAGCCCGGCTCAGATTCGTCAGTTGGCGGGTATGCGTGGTTTGATGGCCAAGCCTGATGGCTCCATCATCGAAACACCCATCACGGCAAACTTCCGGGAAGGTTTGAACGTACTGCAGTACTTCATCTCGACTCACGGTGCGCGTAAAGGTTTGGCGGATACGGCACTGAAAACAGCTAACTCGGGTTACCTGACCCGTCGTTTGGTTGATGTAGCCCAAGACGTGGTCATTACTGAAGATGATTGTGGTACAGATCAAGGGTTGTTGATGACGCCTGTTATCGAGGGTGGCGACATTATTGAAACCCTGGGTGATCGCGTACTGGGTCGTATCGTGGCGAAGGATGTATTAATTCCTGGTTCTGACGACGTTGCTGTTGCCGCGGGTGTGATGCTGGATGAGAAAGGCATTATCGAGCTGGAAGAGATGGGTATCGATGAAATCGAAGTCCGCTCGCCTATCACCTGTGATACGCGTCATGGCGTGTGCTCTATGTGTTATGGCCGTGACCTCGCCCGAGGCCACTTGGTAAACCGCGGCGAATCCGTTGGTGTTATCGCGGCTCAGTCCATTGGTGAGCCCGGTACTCAGCTGACCATGCGGACCTTCCATATTGGTGGTGCGGCATCGCGAGCAACGGCAGTCGATAGCATTCAGATTAAGCAAGACGGTAAGGTGCGTTTGCACAATCTGAAGTATGTTGAGCGTATTGATGGCCTGTTGGTGGCGGTAAGTCGTTCTGGTGAACTGGCGGTTACCGATAGCAGTGGCCGTGAGCGCGAGCGCTACAAGCTGCCTTATGGTGCGTTGATTAAGGTGGCTGATCGTTCAGAGGCCAAAGCGGGTGACATCGTTGCAACTTGGGATCCCCACACTCACCCCATCGTCACAGAAGTGGCAGGTATCGTGAAGATGTCTGGCATGGAAGAGGGGATTACCGTTAAGCGTCAAACAGATGAGCTGACAGGTCTGAGCAGCATTTCTGTTATGGAGCAGTCTGAGCGTCCTGCGGCGGGGAAAGATATGCGTCCCGCTGTCACGTTGGTGGATAAAAACGGTGACGAGCTTTGCTTGGCGGGTACCAATGTACCAGCTCACTACTTCTTAACCGATCACGCTATTATCAGTTTGGAAAATGGTGCTGAAGTTAAGGTAGGTGACATCATCGCTCGTATCCCACAGGAGAGCTCAAAGACTCGGGATATCACTGGTGGTTTGCCACGGGTTGCAGACTTGTTTGAAGCGCGTAAGCCCAAAGAGCCAGCAATTTTGGCAGAAATCTCTGGTACCGTTAGCTTTGGTAAAGAGACCAAGGGTAAACGTCGTTTGGTGATCACCCCTGCTGATGGCAAGCCTTTGGCCGATGGTAGCGATCACTACGAAGTGTTGATTCCTAAGTGGCGCCAGTTGACGGTGTTCGAAGGTGAGCAGGTTGAGAAAGGCGAGATCGTTTCAGAAGGTCCGTTGAGTCCTCACGACATTTTGCGCTTGAAAGGCGTTGAAGAGCTTGCCAAGTACATCGTTAACGAAATTCAGGACGTTTACCGTCTGCAGGGCGTTAAGATCAACGATAAGCACATCGAAGTAATCTGTCGTCAAATGCTGCGCAAGGTCAATATTCTTGCGGCGGGTGATTCTTCCTTTATCAAAGGCGAGCAAGCTGAATATGTTCGTGTGGAAGAAGAAAACGAAATATTGGCGGCAGGCGATAAAATTATTGCCAGCTTCGAGCGCGAATTGCTAGGTATTACCAAGGCGTCATTGGCGACAGAGTCGTTCATCTCTGCGGCTTCTTTCCAGGAAACAACGCGAGTGTTGACCGAGGCTGCTGTTACCGGCAAGCGCGATCATCTCCGTGGCTTGAAAGAAAACGTTGTCGTGGGTCGATTGATTCCAGCGGGTACCGGTTTGGCGTATCACCGTAATCGCAAACTGAAGCGTGAGGCGGGCGCAGCAACATCAAGTGTGTCGGCTCAAGATGTGGAAGCGGCGTTGACGGAAGCGTTGAGCGAAAATAACTGA
- the rpsL gene encoding 30S ribosomal protein S12 translates to MATINQLVRQPRKRKAAKSDVPALQACPQRRGVCTRVYTTTPKKPNSALRKVCRVRLTNGYEVSSYIGGEGHNLQEHSVVLIRGGRVKDLPGVRYHTVRGSLDTSGVNNRKQGRSKYGTKRPKA, encoded by the coding sequence ATGGCAACGATCAATCAGTTGGTCCGTCAGCCGAGAAAACGCAAAGCGGCCAAAAGTGACGTTCCTGCTCTGCAGGCTTGTCCTCAACGCCGTGGTGTGTGTACTCGTGTTTACACCACCACCCCTAAGAAGCCGAACTCTGCGCTTCGTAAGGTGTGTCGTGTACGCCTGACTAATGGCTACGAAGTTTCATCTTACATTGGTGGTGAAGGCCACAATCTGCAAGAGCACAGTGTGGTGCTGATCCGTGGTGGTCGTGTAAAAGACCTTCCCGGTGTGCGTTATCACACAGTGCGCGGCAGCCTGGATACATCCGGTGTAAATAACCGTAAGCAAGGCCGTTCTAAATACGGCACTAAGCGTCCTAAAGCATAA
- the rpsG gene encoding 30S ribosomal protein S7, producing MPRRRVAAKREILPDPKFGNLTLAKFMNHVMVSGKKSVAERIVYGALDLVEDRMKKDPIEAFDEALENIAPMVEVKSRRVGGATYQVPVEVRPSRRTALAMRWLVDYSRGRGEKSMRQRLAGEIIDASQGKGSAVKKREDVHRMAEANKAFSHYRF from the coding sequence ATGCCAAGAAGACGCGTCGCCGCGAAGCGAGAAATACTGCCGGATCCTAAATTCGGAAATCTCACCCTCGCTAAGTTCATGAACCACGTAATGGTCAGTGGTAAAAAATCGGTTGCAGAGCGCATTGTCTATGGAGCTTTGGACCTGGTTGAAGATCGGATGAAAAAAGATCCGATCGAGGCTTTTGATGAGGCGCTGGAGAATATTGCGCCCATGGTTGAAGTTAAGTCTCGTCGCGTTGGTGGCGCCACGTATCAGGTGCCTGTTGAAGTGCGTCCAAGTCGCCGTACTGCGCTAGCAATGCGCTGGTTGGTAGATTACTCTCGTGGCCGTGGTGAGAAATCCATGCGTCAGCGTTTGGCTGGTGAAATTATCGATGCGTCTCAGGGCAAGGGCTCTGCAGTTAAGAAGCGTGAAGACGTGCATCGTATGGCAGAAGCCAACAAGGCTTTCTCTCACTACCGTTTCTAA
- the fusA gene encoding elongation factor G, producing MARKTPIGRYRNIGICAHVDAGKTTTTERVLFYTGLSHKIGEVHDGAATMDWMAQEQERGITITSAATTCFWAGMQQQFDQHRVNIIDTPGHVDFTIEVERSLRVLDGAVVVLCGSSGVQPQTETVWRQANKYEVPRMVFVNKMDRAGANFTRVVQQLRDRLGANAVPMQMTIGSEDEFRGVVDLVKMKAIIWNMEDQGMTFTYEDIPAELQDTCEEMREYMVEAAAEATDELMEKYLEGGELSEEEIKAGIRQRTLANEIIPVFGGSAFKNKGVQAVLDAVIEYMPSPTEVKAIEGTLDDKNETVAKRVADDDAPFAALAFKIATDPFVGTLTFFRVYSGKLESGTAVLNSVKGKKERVGRMVQMHSNDRQEIKEVLAGDIAAAIGLKDVTTGDTLCDPNNVIILERMEFPEPVISVAVEPKSKADQEKMGIALGKLAQEDPSFRVKTDEETGQTIISGMGELHLDILVDRMRREFSVEANIGKPQVAYREAIRNTCEIEGKFVRQSGGRGQFGHVWVRFEPGEDANAEGLEFANEVVGGVVPKEYIPAVEKGIAEQMQNGILAGYPLLGLKATLYDGSYHDVDSNEMAFKVAASMATKKLAQEGGAVLLEPMMKVEVVTPEENMGDVVGDLNRRRGMILGMEEGTSGKVVNAEVPLAEMFGYATDLRSATQGRATFTMEFEKYSEAPRNIAEEIMAKNKG from the coding sequence GTGGCACGTAAAACTCCTATCGGCAGATACCGCAACATTGGTATCTGTGCTCACGTCGACGCTGGTAAAACTACAACGACCGAGCGCGTTCTTTTTTATACTGGTCTGTCTCATAAGATCGGTGAAGTGCATGACGGCGCGGCAACCATGGACTGGATGGCGCAGGAGCAGGAGCGTGGTATTACCATTACTTCTGCGGCGACTACTTGTTTTTGGGCGGGCATGCAGCAGCAGTTTGATCAGCATCGCGTCAATATCATCGACACCCCGGGGCACGTTGACTTTACTATCGAAGTAGAGCGTTCGTTGCGTGTTCTGGATGGCGCTGTTGTTGTGTTGTGTGGTTCTTCTGGTGTTCAGCCGCAGACTGAAACGGTTTGGCGTCAGGCTAACAAATACGAAGTACCTCGCATGGTGTTCGTAAATAAAATGGATCGCGCGGGTGCAAATTTCACGCGTGTTGTTCAGCAGTTGCGTGATCGTCTGGGTGCTAATGCGGTGCCAATGCAGATGACGATTGGTAGCGAAGACGAATTCCGCGGTGTTGTCGACCTGGTTAAGATGAAAGCCATTATCTGGAATATGGAAGACCAGGGCATGACTTTCACTTATGAAGATATTCCTGCTGAGCTTCAGGATACTTGCGAAGAAATGCGTGAGTATATGGTTGAGGCTGCTGCGGAAGCGACTGATGAGTTGATGGAAAAATACCTCGAGGGCGGTGAGCTGTCTGAAGAGGAAATTAAAGCGGGTATCCGTCAGCGCACATTGGCAAACGAAATTATCCCTGTCTTTGGTGGTTCAGCCTTTAAAAACAAAGGCGTTCAGGCTGTTTTGGATGCCGTGATTGAGTATATGCCTTCGCCAACAGAAGTTAAGGCGATTGAAGGTACGCTGGACGACAAAAACGAAACTGTTGCCAAGCGTGTTGCTGATGATGATGCGCCTTTTGCTGCGCTGGCGTTCAAAATTGCAACGGACCCGTTTGTGGGGACGTTAACCTTCTTTCGGGTTTACTCAGGTAAGTTGGAGAGCGGTACTGCGGTGCTGAACTCTGTCAAGGGTAAGAAAGAGCGTGTGGGTCGGATGGTGCAGATGCACTCAAATGACCGTCAAGAAATTAAAGAAGTGTTGGCGGGTGATATCGCTGCGGCTATCGGCTTGAAAGATGTGACGACGGGCGACACGCTGTGTGACCCGAATAATGTCATTATTTTGGAGCGCATGGAATTTCCTGAGCCGGTAATTTCTGTTGCGGTAGAGCCGAAGTCAAAGGCTGATCAAGAGAAGATGGGTATTGCTCTTGGTAAGTTGGCACAAGAGGATCCCTCTTTCCGCGTTAAGACGGATGAGGAAACCGGCCAGACCATTATCTCTGGTATGGGTGAGCTTCACCTGGATATCTTAGTTGACCGTATGCGCCGTGAGTTTAGCGTTGAGGCGAACATTGGTAAGCCTCAGGTTGCCTATCGTGAGGCGATTCGCAACACCTGTGAGATTGAGGGTAAATTTGTCCGTCAGTCTGGTGGTCGCGGTCAGTTTGGTCATGTTTGGGTTCGATTTGAGCCGGGTGAAGATGCTAACGCTGAAGGCCTTGAGTTTGCGAATGAGGTTGTCGGTGGTGTGGTGCCTAAAGAGTACATCCCTGCGGTAGAAAAAGGGATTGCCGAGCAGATGCAGAACGGTATTTTGGCCGGTTATCCTCTGTTGGGCTTGAAAGCAACTCTGTATGACGGCTCTTACCACGACGTTGACTCTAATGAGATGGCATTTAAGGTTGCTGCGTCTATGGCGACTAAAAAGCTCGCCCAGGAAGGCGGTGCTGTTTTGCTTGAGCCAATGATGAAGGTCGAAGTTGTTACTCCAGAAGAGAATATGGGTGATGTGGTAGGCGATCTTAACCGTCGTCGCGGCATGATTCTGGGTATGGAAGAAGGGACTTCTGGCAAGGTGGTTAATGCGGAAGTGCCGCTTGCTGAAATGTTTGGTTACGCTACGGATCTGCGTAGTGCTACCCAGGGGCGCGCAACCTTTACCATGGAGTTTGAAAAATACTCTGAGGCACCGCGCAATATTGCTGAAGAAATTATGGCCAAGAATAAAGGCTGA
- the tuf gene encoding elongation factor Tu: MAKEKFERNKPHINVGTIGHVDHGKTTLTAALTRVCAEVFGGTAVAFDGIDNAPEEKARGITIATSHVEYDSNIRHYAHVDCPGHADYVKNMITGAAQMDGAILVCGATDGPMPQTREHILLSRQVGVPFIVVFLNKADLLAEDCGGVGSEEYNEMLELVEMELRELLDTYDFPGDDTPIIAGSALMALNGQDDNELGTTAVAKLVEALDTYIPEPERAIDQPFLMPIEDVFSISGRGTVVTGRVERGILKTGDEIEIIGIHDTTKTVCTGVEMFRKLLDEGRAGENVGVLLRGTKRDEVERGQVLAKPGSIKPHTRFEAEVYVLSKEEGGRHTPFFKGYRPQFYFRTTDVTGACELPEGTEMVMPGDNIKMDVTLIAPIAMEDGLRFAIREGGRTVGAGVVAKIVE; this comes from the coding sequence GTGGCAAAAGAGAAATTTGAACGTAATAAGCCCCACATCAATGTGGGTACCATTGGTCACGTTGACCACGGTAAAACTACCCTGACAGCGGCATTGACCCGCGTGTGTGCAGAGGTGTTTGGTGGTACGGCGGTAGCTTTCGATGGTATCGATAACGCGCCAGAAGAAAAAGCGCGTGGTATCACCATTGCGACCTCTCATGTTGAGTATGACTCTAATATTCGTCACTACGCCCACGTTGACTGCCCAGGTCACGCCGATTATGTGAAAAACATGATTACCGGTGCGGCGCAGATGGATGGTGCAATTCTGGTGTGTGGCGCCACAGACGGCCCAATGCCTCAAACGCGTGAGCACATCCTGTTGTCACGTCAGGTTGGTGTACCGTTTATTGTTGTTTTCCTGAATAAAGCTGACTTGCTGGCAGAAGATTGTGGTGGCGTAGGCAGCGAAGAATACAACGAAATGCTGGAGTTGGTAGAAATGGAGCTGCGTGAGCTGCTCGATACCTACGACTTCCCTGGCGACGATACGCCCATCATTGCCGGTTCTGCATTGATGGCATTGAATGGCCAAGACGACAACGAGCTGGGTACAACCGCTGTTGCTAAATTGGTAGAAGCGCTGGATACCTATATTCCAGAGCCAGAGCGTGCTATCGATCAGCCGTTCCTGATGCCGATTGAAGATGTGTTCTCTATCTCTGGTCGCGGTACGGTTGTAACCGGCCGTGTAGAGCGTGGCATTCTTAAAACTGGCGACGAAATCGAAATTATCGGTATCCACGACACCACTAAAACCGTTTGTACGGGTGTTGAAATGTTCCGCAAGCTGCTTGACGAAGGTCGCGCTGGTGAGAACGTAGGTGTGTTGTTGCGTGGTACTAAGCGTGACGAAGTTGAGCGTGGTCAAGTATTGGCTAAGCCCGGTTCTATCAAGCCGCATACGCGTTTTGAAGCTGAGGTTTACGTGCTGTCTAAAGAAGAGGGTGGCCGTCACACGCCATTCTTTAAAGGCTACCGCCCCCAGTTCTACTTCCGTACTACGGACGTGACAGGTGCGTGTGAGCTGCCTGAAGGCACTGAAATGGTAATGCCTGGCGACAACATCAAGATGGACGTGACGTTGATTGCGCCTATCGCGATGGAAGATGGTCTGCGCTTCGCGATTCGCGAAGGTGGTCGTACTGTCGGCGCGGGTGTTGTCGCTAAAATCGTCGAGTAA
- the rpsJ gene encoding 30S ribosomal protein S10, with protein MQNQRIRIRLKAFDHRLIDASTQEIVDTAKRTGAQVRGPIPLPTRKERYTVLVSPHVNKDARDQYEIRTHKRMLDIVEPTEKTVDALMKLDLAAGVEVQISLG; from the coding sequence GTGCAAAATCAACGGATACGTATTCGTTTAAAGGCTTTTGACCACCGCCTCATTGATGCGTCTACGCAAGAGATCGTCGACACCGCTAAGCGTACTGGTGCTCAGGTAAGAGGTCCAATTCCTCTGCCTACGCGCAAAGAGCGTTACACAGTGTTGGTCTCTCCACATGTAAACAAGGATGCGCGTGATCAGTATGAGATCCGCACCCATAAGCGCATGTTGGATATCGTAGAGCCTACAGAAAAAACTGTAGATGCATTGATGAAGTTAGATTTGGCGGCTGGTGTAGAAGTTCAAATTAGCCTTGGCTAA
- the rplC gene encoding 50S ribosomal protein L3 translates to MTIGLVGRKSGMTRVFTDDGISIPVTVIEVDPNRVTRVKAEDAEGYSAIQVTAGGRKASRISKAEAGHFAKSGVEAGRGLWEFRLSEGEEVPEVGAELTVAAFEAGQKVDVTGQSKGKGFQGGVKRWNFHMQDATHGNSLSHRAPGSIGQCQTPGRVFKGKKMAGHMGAERVTVQTLEVVRVDAERNLILIKGAVPGAPGGDVFVRPAVKAKKS, encoded by the coding sequence ATGACTATTGGTTTGGTCGGTCGTAAAAGCGGCATGACGCGCGTTTTTACTGATGACGGCATATCTATTCCGGTGACAGTGATTGAGGTTGACCCCAATCGTGTTACCCGTGTCAAAGCGGAAGATGCAGAAGGTTACAGCGCGATTCAAGTGACCGCTGGTGGCCGTAAGGCATCACGCATCTCTAAGGCAGAGGCAGGTCACTTCGCTAAGTCTGGCGTTGAGGCAGGTCGCGGACTTTGGGAATTTCGTCTGAGCGAAGGCGAAGAGGTTCCAGAAGTTGGTGCTGAGCTGACTGTTGCTGCCTTTGAGGCAGGTCAAAAGGTTGACGTAACTGGTCAGTCTAAAGGTAAGGGTTTTCAGGGTGGCGTTAAGCGTTGGAATTTCCATATGCAAGACGCAACTCACGGTAACTCTCTTTCGCATCGTGCGCCGGGTTCAATTGGTCAGTGCCAAACGCCGGGTCGTGTTTTCAAAGGCAAAAAGATGGCGGGTCACATGGGTGCTGAACGTGTCACTGTTCAGACTCTTGAGGTCGTGCGTGTTGATGCTGAGCGTAACCTGATCCTTATTAAGGGTGCTGTTCCAGGTGCGCCGGGTGGTGACGTTTTTGTACGTCCTGCTGTGAAAGCTAAAAAATCCTAG